One window of the Persephonella sp. genome contains the following:
- a CDS encoding Ada metal-binding domain-containing protein — MIFLFIIGSAFAFEKTIIENKGNYYKVETYQEYIPKKHYHKRHKKRKIHTKKKTRKKAPYYVAKPRGKVFHRPDCRFARRIKHKIIFKSRRKALKAGLRPCKVCDP; from the coding sequence TTGATATTTTTATTTATTATAGGTAGCGCTTTCGCTTTTGAAAAAACAATAATAGAAAACAAGGGTAACTATTATAAAGTAGAGACATATCAAGAATACATTCCCAAAAAGCATTATCACAAACGGCATAAGAAAAGAAAAATCCATACAAAGAAGAAAACCCGTAAAAAAGCTCCATATTATGTGGCAAAACCCAGAGGTAAAGTTTTTCACAGACCTGACTGTAGATTTGCCAGAAGAATAAAACATAAAATTATTTTTAAAAGCAGAAGAAAAGCCTTAAAGGCAGGTTTGCGTCCCTGTAAAG
- the glmS gene encoding glutamine--fructose-6-phosphate transaminase (isomerizing), with amino-acid sequence MCGIIGYVGKRNAVPVLLYGLQRLEYRGYDSAGIAVIDKSGDKIIVEKQVGKIRDLQEHLWGKKIEGHIGLGHTRWATHGAPTIENAHPHTSQKGTISIVHNGIIENYMELKKELMDKGYKFKSETDTEVIAHLFEDLYTGDLLETTFKVAKRLEGAYAVGVISTYEPDKIVAIKKGSPLIIGLGEDENFIASDIPAVLEYTKDFIALEDGEIAVLTKNKVEVYSIDGKKLEKKPFHVNWDVSVAEKAGYKHFMQKEIHEQPRTIADTISGFNSSKNNELFEILKDTSRLYIIACGTSYHAGLVGKFWIERFARIPVEVDYASEYRYRDRIIDEKTVVLGISQSGETADTRFALLDAKKEGAKTIGLVNVVGSSLSRETDYVLYTYCGPEIGVAATKTFTAQLVSLLLFALEAGLRKGTISLEDYEFIHNQLLHIPSKVEEILKKDNEIKDLAHKYMNATDFLFLGRNINYPIALEGALKLKEISYIHAEGYPAGEMKHGPIALIDEKLPVVCVIPKDRFYEKMFSNVQEVKARKGKVLSVATENDKEIKQVSDDVIYIPETIDPLYPILTIIPLQLLSYHIATLLGKDVDQPRNLAKTVTVE; translated from the coding sequence ATGTGCGGAATTATAGGCTATGTAGGCAAAAGAAATGCTGTTCCGGTTTTACTTTATGGACTTCAAAGACTGGAATACAGGGGATATGATTCTGCCGGTATAGCAGTTATAGATAAATCTGGAGACAAAATTATTGTTGAAAAACAGGTGGGAAAAATAAGAGACCTTCAGGAACATCTATGGGGTAAAAAGATAGAAGGACATATAGGACTTGGACATACCCGCTGGGCAACCCATGGTGCTCCAACAATAGAAAATGCTCATCCACATACCAGCCAGAAAGGAACAATATCTATTGTTCACAACGGAATAATAGAAAACTATATGGAATTAAAAAAAGAACTAATGGATAAAGGTTATAAATTCAAGTCTGAAACAGATACAGAAGTCATAGCCCATCTGTTTGAGGATTTATATACAGGGGATTTACTGGAAACAACCTTTAAAGTAGCAAAAAGGTTGGAAGGTGCCTATGCAGTAGGGGTTATATCTACATATGAACCTGATAAAATTGTGGCAATTAAAAAAGGTAGCCCATTAATTATTGGTCTTGGTGAAGATGAAAACTTTATAGCATCTGATATCCCTGCAGTTTTAGAATATACAAAAGATTTTATTGCCCTTGAGGATGGGGAAATCGCTGTCCTGACAAAAAATAAAGTTGAGGTTTATTCAATAGATGGAAAAAAACTTGAAAAAAAGCCTTTCCATGTAAACTGGGACGTTTCTGTTGCTGAAAAGGCAGGATATAAACATTTTATGCAAAAAGAGATACACGAACAGCCTAGAACAATAGCAGATACAATTTCCGGATTTAACTCATCTAAAAATAATGAACTATTTGAAATATTAAAGGATACCAGTAGACTCTATATAATAGCCTGTGGAACATCTTATCATGCAGGACTTGTAGGTAAGTTTTGGATAGAAAGATTTGCCAGAATTCCGGTTGAGGTGGATTATGCCTCTGAGTATAGATACCGGGACAGGATTATAGATGAAAAAACTGTGGTGCTTGGTATAAGTCAATCTGGGGAGACAGCAGATACCAGATTTGCACTTTTAGATGCAAAAAAAGAAGGGGCAAAAACAATAGGTCTTGTTAATGTTGTAGGAAGCTCTTTATCCAGAGAGACTGATTATGTTTTATACACCTATTGTGGTCCAGAGATTGGGGTTGCTGCCACAAAAACATTTACAGCTCAATTAGTAAGTCTACTATTATTTGCCCTTGAAGCAGGATTAAGAAAAGGAACTATTTCACTTGAAGATTATGAATTTATCCATAATCAGCTTTTACATATTCCTTCAAAGGTAGAAGAAATCTTGAAAAAAGATAATGAGATTAAAGACCTCGCCCATAAATATATGAATGCAACTGATTTTCTGTTTTTAGGCAGAAATATAAACTATCCTATTGCTCTGGAAGGAGCTTTGAAACTTAAAGAGATATCCTATATACATGCAGAAGGTTATCCTGCAGGAGAAATGAAACATGGTCCAATAGCATTGATAGATGAGAAACTGCCTGTAGTTTGTGTAATTCCAAAGGATAGATTTTATGAAAAGATGTTTTCTAATGTTCAGGAAGTAAAAGCCCGTAAAGGAAAAGTTTTATCTGTGGCCACGGAAAATGATAAAGAGATAAAACAGGTTTCAGATGATGTCATTTATATTCCAGAAACAATAGACCCGCTGTATCCAATTCTTACTATAATTCCTTTACAACTGCTTTCTTACCATATAGCAACCCTTCTTGGAAAAGATGTAGACCAGCCAAGAAATCTTGCCAAGACAGTAACCGTAGAATGA
- a CDS encoding thioredoxin family protein yields the protein MLSDEVKNNLKKEFEKLIEPVQLILRKNEKPVSDEIEELLKEISNLSEKISLVVSDRLNCYGYPCISIRQKDIDFGIRFMGKPDGGEFPSFIKTILMVSRNEYDLTERTVEFLEEIDQPVDIKIFITKSCGWCPPTILKMFSFAMVNKNITATAIDCYEFSEMAIKYNVAAVPKVVINDKAEFVGLKEENEILGHIFGAIS from the coding sequence ATGCTTTCCGATGAAGTAAAAAACAATCTTAAAAAAGAGTTTGAAAAATTAATAGAACCTGTTCAGCTTATTCTAAGAAAAAATGAAAAACCTGTTTCTGATGAAATAGAAGAGCTTTTGAAAGAGATTTCTAATTTATCAGAAAAAATATCTTTAGTGGTTTCAGACAGGCTTAATTGTTACGGATATCCCTGTATATCAATTCGGCAAAAGGATATAGACTTTGGAATTAGATTTATGGGAAAACCTGATGGAGGAGAATTTCCTTCTTTTATAAAAACAATATTGATGGTTTCCAGAAACGAGTATGACCTGACAGAAAGAACTGTTGAATTTCTGGAAGAAATAGACCAGCCTGTTGACATAAAAATATTTATAACAAAAAGCTGTGGATGGTGTCCGCCTACAATATTAAAAATGTTCAGCTTTGCAATGGTAAATAAGAACATTACGGCTACAGCTATTGATTGCTATGAGTTTTCAGAAATGGCTATAAAATACAACGTTGCAGCTGTTCCTAAAGTTGTTATTAATGATAAGGCTGAGTTTGTCGGTTTAAAAGAAGAAAATGAAATTTTAGGACATATTTTTGGAGCTATATCCTGA
- the dxr gene encoding 1-deoxy-D-xylulose-5-phosphate reductoisomerase, whose translation MKTLAVLGSTGSIGTQTLDIVKKHPDKLKVNLLAASRLSETLLKQIQEFQPEYVYIKEGANLPEVKVLSGEEGLEAIANLDIDLFINGIAGIAGIKPTYLLLKNNKKLATANKEAIICLGEILKDKYSDIIPIDSEHSAIFQCLQNGKKEEVSKVILTASGGPFWKRNNLKGITVEEALNHPKWKMGKKVTIDSATLMNKGLEIIEAHYLFNIPYEKIEAVIHPQSIVHGLVEFIDGSIIANLSNPDMRIPISYAISYPDRWETGVQKLNLFEAGNLEFYKPDENKFPLLKIAKEAGKKGGAYPIVLTVADEMAVQLFLEEKIDFTEIPQVVNNVLQEADFPAPKNYEDVISIIEETKILFENLIQKTGGKIA comes from the coding sequence ATGAAAACACTGGCAGTTTTAGGCTCCACAGGTTCTATCGGAACTCAGACACTGGATATAGTCAAAAAACATCCAGACAAGCTAAAGGTTAATCTTCTTGCAGCTTCCCGTTTATCTGAGACTCTTTTAAAGCAAATTCAGGAATTTCAACCTGAATATGTATATATAAAAGAAGGTGCTAATTTACCGGAAGTAAAAGTTCTAAGCGGAGAAGAAGGACTTGAGGCAATTGCAAACCTGGATATAGACCTATTTATAAATGGAATTGCAGGAATAGCAGGAATAAAACCCACTTATTTGCTTTTGAAAAACAACAAAAAATTAGCTACAGCAAATAAAGAAGCAATTATATGTCTTGGAGAAATCCTGAAAGATAAATACTCTGATATAATTCCCATTGACAGTGAGCATTCAGCCATATTTCAGTGCTTACAAAACGGAAAAAAAGAAGAAGTAAGCAAGGTTATTTTAACTGCTTCCGGGGGACCATTCTGGAAGAGAAATAATCTAAAAGGTATTACAGTAGAAGAGGCATTAAACCATCCTAAATGGAAAATGGGTAAAAAAGTTACAATTGACAGTGCCACATTAATGAACAAAGGTTTAGAAATAATAGAAGCCCATTATTTATTTAATATTCCCTATGAAAAAATAGAAGCTGTTATACATCCCCAAAGCATTGTTCATGGTCTTGTTGAGTTTATAGACGGCAGTATTATTGCAAATCTATCAAATCCTGATATGAGAATACCTATAAGCTATGCAATTTCTTATCCGGATAGATGGGAAACCGGAGTTCAAAAGTTAAATCTTTTTGAAGCAGGAAATCTTGAGTTTTACAAACCAGATGAAAACAAATTCCCTCTGCTAAAAATAGCAAAAGAAGCAGGAAAAAAAGGGGGGGCTTATCCTATAGTGCTTACAGTTGCAGATGAAATGGCTGTTCAACTATTTTTAGAAGAAAAAATAGATTTCACAGAAATTCCACAGGTTGTAAATAATGTTTTACAGGAAGCTGATTTTCCTGCGCCAAAAAATTATGAAGATGTTATATCAATCATAGAAGAAACAAAAATTTTATTTGAAAATTTAATCCAAAAAACAGGAGGCAAAATTGCTTAG
- the rseP gene encoding RIP metalloprotease RseP, with protein sequence MLSLLAFVIMLGVLITIHEFGHFIFARMFGVKVEVFSIGFGPAIFKWKGKETVYQIAAIPLGGYVKMYGEDSMTEPIQGETEKEAYQDPRSFAAKPRWQKMLIAFAGPLFNIILAVILVAAAYMVGVFEPKYMKEPVVVGYVVPDSPAAKAGLKPFDKIVAINGKPIKNWKQFTVEITMKAGMKVNLEVIRNGKKITIPMEIPENITKQSIGISPLIPPKIGKILPDFPAAKAGLKEGDEILAINGKPVRSWYEIVNVLSKIKDKKPVTLMVRRGKRVFSVQVIPEFNKQLNKYVIGIAPVYEAEIKRYGFVEAFKKSIQKNMEMSVLLYDFFKDIVTGKKSLQEIKNNLGGPISIAKYSGGALESGLGNYLFFSGFISLQLGYLNLLPIPVLDGGLIFILLIETIIRRPLPEKAKEYLAYVGFAIIGVIMIFAIFNDILRVLQ encoded by the coding sequence TTGCTTAGTTTACTGGCATTCGTGATAATGTTAGGTGTTTTAATTACTATACACGAGTTTGGGCATTTTATATTTGCCCGTATGTTCGGGGTAAAAGTTGAGGTCTTCTCCATAGGATTTGGACCTGCGATATTCAAATGGAAAGGTAAAGAAACTGTTTACCAGATAGCTGCTATTCCCCTTGGTGGTTATGTAAAAATGTATGGTGAAGACTCTATGACAGAACCAATTCAAGGGGAAACAGAAAAAGAAGCATATCAAGACCCCCGCTCATTTGCAGCAAAGCCAAGATGGCAAAAAATGCTTATCGCATTTGCAGGACCTTTGTTCAATATTATCCTTGCTGTTATTCTGGTTGCAGCTGCCTATATGGTAGGAGTTTTTGAACCTAAATATATGAAAGAACCTGTGGTGGTTGGTTACGTTGTTCCTGACTCTCCTGCAGCTAAAGCCGGATTAAAACCATTTGATAAAATTGTAGCTATAAATGGGAAGCCTATCAAAAACTGGAAACAGTTCACTGTTGAGATTACCATGAAAGCCGGTATGAAGGTAAACCTTGAAGTGATAAGAAACGGTAAAAAAATAACAATTCCTATGGAAATTCCTGAAAATATAACAAAGCAATCAATAGGTATATCCCCGTTAATACCTCCTAAGATAGGTAAAATTTTACCTGACTTCCCGGCTGCCAAAGCAGGACTAAAAGAAGGGGATGAAATTCTTGCAATAAATGGAAAACCTGTCCGAAGCTGGTATGAAATTGTTAATGTCTTATCCAAGATAAAAGATAAAAAGCCAGTAACCCTTATGGTTAGAAGGGGGAAAAGGGTATTCAGTGTTCAGGTCATTCCTGAATTTAATAAACAATTAAATAAATATGTCATAGGAATTGCACCGGTTTATGAAGCAGAAATTAAAAGATACGGCTTTGTGGAAGCCTTTAAGAAAAGTATTCAGAAAAATATGGAGATGAGTGTTCTCCTGTATGACTTTTTCAAAGATATTGTTACAGGAAAAAAATCACTTCAAGAGATTAAAAATAACCTTGGAGGTCCTATATCAATAGCTAAATATTCTGGCGGAGCACTGGAAAGCGGACTTGGGAATTATCTATTTTTCTCAGGATTTATATCCTTACAGCTTGGTTATCTTAACCTGCTACCTATACCTGTTCTTGATGGTGGACTGATTTTTATTCTGCTTATTGAAACAATTATCAGAAGGCCTTTACCTGAAAAAGCAAAAGAGTATTTAGCTTATGTTGGCTTTGCTATTATCGGCGTAATTATGATATTTGCTATTTTCAACGATATTTTAAGGGTTCTACAATAG
- a CDS encoding DsrE/DsrF/DrsH-like family protein, with amino-acid sequence MAKTRVGIILLSGTLDKAMPAFILANTAAAMGMEAGIFFSFYGLNVIHKEKIKQLKVSPIGNPAMPMPFPVPQILTVMPGMMDFATNMMKKMMAEHKIPSIEQLVQQAIDLEVKLYPCKTAMQLFGYKKEDLIDGVEEPAGAATFLNFVNQAEKPIVMNF; translated from the coding sequence ATGGCAAAAACAAGGGTAGGAATTATACTGCTTAGTGGAACTCTTGATAAAGCAATGCCTGCTTTTATTCTGGCAAACACTGCAGCGGCCATGGGTATGGAAGCAGGTATATTCTTTAGTTTTTACGGACTAAATGTAATTCATAAAGAAAAGATTAAACAGCTTAAAGTGTCTCCAATAGGTAATCCTGCTATGCCGATGCCTTTTCCAGTGCCGCAAATCTTAACAGTTATGCCAGGTATGATGGATTTTGCAACAAATATGATGAAAAAGATGATGGCAGAGCATAAAATTCCTTCCATAGAACAGCTCGTTCAACAGGCAATAGACCTTGAAGTAAAACTATATCCTTGTAAAACTGCAATGCAGCTATTTGGATATAAAAAAGAAGACCTTATTGACGGAGTAGAAGAACCAGCAGGAGCTGCAACATTTTTAAATTTTGTAAATCAGGCAGAAAAACCTATAGTTATGAATTTTTAA
- the sdhA gene encoding succinate dehydrogenase flavoprotein subunit encodes MLNYDVLIVGAGGGGLMAALEASKAKDVKVGVVTKVYPTRSHTGAAQGGINAALANVDPSDSPEVHTFDTVKGSDYLGDQDAIEFMCNEAPKRIYELEHLGVPFSRLPDGRIAQRPFGGAGFPRTCYAADKTGHVILHTLYEQCLKKDVEFLNEWFVKELLVDNGEAKGVVAIDIRSGEVHVIKAKAIIFATGGYARVYWVRNSNAIGSTGDGVALCYRAGIPIKDMEFVQFHPTGLRSTGILVTEGARGEGGYLINNKGERFMERYAPNKMELAPRDMVARAIETEILEGRGWGEGMMAYVHLDLRHLGAKKIKERLPQIRMLAIDFEGVDPIEEPIPVRPTAHYSMGGIHVEDYKTSMTPVKGVFAVGECACVSVHGANRLGGNSLLDIVVFGKPAGAAAVEYARNKPEDTTYNYKAEEERARREVEELLKKEGTENINDIRMEMAQTMWDKVGIFREEKPMQEAIEKIKELKERYKNLAPGDSGKLFNTALINYLELGYLLDLAEVIAITAEMRKESRGAHARRDYPERDDENFLKHSLAYYTEDGPKIEYTEVKITKYQPQERKY; translated from the coding sequence ATGTTAAATTACGATGTTTTGATTGTTGGTGCCGGTGGCGGTGGATTAATGGCAGCCCTTGAAGCAAGTAAAGCAAAAGATGTAAAAGTTGGAGTTGTAACAAAAGTTTATCCTACCCGTTCACATACAGGTGCAGCTCAGGGTGGAATAAATGCAGCCTTAGCAAACGTTGACCCATCAGATAGTCCTGAAGTTCATACATTTGATACTGTAAAAGGTTCTGACTATCTGGGAGACCAGGACGCAATTGAGTTTATGTGTAATGAAGCTCCAAAAAGAATTTATGAACTTGAACATTTAGGGGTTCCATTCTCCAGACTTCCAGATGGAAGAATAGCACAAAGACCTTTCGGTGGTGCAGGATTCCCAAGAACGTGTTATGCAGCTGATAAAACAGGACACGTAATACTTCATACCCTTTACGAACAATGTCTCAAAAAGGATGTTGAGTTTTTAAATGAATGGTTTGTGAAAGAGCTTTTAGTTGATAACGGTGAAGCCAAAGGTGTTGTTGCCATAGATATAAGAAGCGGAGAAGTTCATGTTATAAAAGCAAAAGCCATTATCTTTGCAACCGGTGGATACGCAAGGGTTTACTGGGTAAGAAACTCTAATGCTATTGGTTCTACCGGAGACGGAGTTGCCCTTTGTTACAGAGCAGGAATTCCAATTAAGGATATGGAGTTTGTCCAGTTTCACCCAACAGGATTAAGGTCAACAGGTATTCTTGTTACAGAAGGTGCAAGGGGTGAAGGTGGTTATCTTATAAATAACAAAGGCGAGAGATTTATGGAAAGATACGCCCCAAATAAAATGGAACTCGCTCCAAGGGATATGGTTGCAAGGGCTATTGAAACTGAAATCCTTGAAGGTAGAGGCTGGGGTGAAGGAATGATGGCTTATGTCCATCTTGACCTCAGACACTTAGGTGCTAAAAAGATCAAAGAAAGACTTCCACAGATTAGAATGCTGGCAATAGATTTTGAAGGTGTTGACCCTATTGAAGAGCCAATTCCGGTAAGACCAACAGCTCACTACTCAATGGGTGGTATCCATGTAGAAGATTACAAAACTTCAATGACACCTGTTAAAGGTGTATTCGCTGTTGGTGAATGTGCCTGTGTTTCTGTTCACGGTGCAAATAGGCTCGGTGGAAACTCACTTCTTGATATTGTTGTATTTGGAAAACCTGCAGGTGCAGCTGCAGTAGAATATGCAAGAAACAAACCTGAAGATACAACATACAACTATAAGGCTGAAGAAGAAAGAGCAAGAAGAGAAGTAGAAGAGCTGCTTAAGAAAGAAGGCACAGAAAATATAAACGATATTAGAATGGAAATGGCTCAAACAATGTGGGATAAAGTTGGTATTTTTAGAGAAGAAAAACCAATGCAAGAAGCCATTGAGAAAATAAAAGAGCTTAAAGAAAGGTATAAAAATCTTGCTCCTGGAGATAGTGGAAAATTATTTAACACAGCTCTGATAAATTACCTTGAACTTGGATACCTCCTTGACCTTGCTGAAGTTATAGCTATTACAGCAGAAATGAGAAAAGAGTCAAGGGGTGCCCATGCAAGAAGAGACTATCCTGAAAGGGATGACGAGAACTTCCTGAAACACTCCCTTGCTTATTACACAGAAGATGGTCCAAAAATTGAATATACAGAAGTAAAAATTACAAAATATCAACCACAGGAAAGAAAATACTAA
- a CDS encoding dihydroorotate dehydrogenase electron transfer subunit, with protein MIFDEKYEILENRHISGITYLLRIKAPQLKDAPAGSFAMVRATSDIQYDPMMRRAFAIADIQGDEVLLYYDVYGKGTQVLTYLKKGEQVSVLAPLGKNFFPYNYNHYVIVGGGIGFAGLSLFMKKLREMGKSFTAIYGVRRKEQLSMLDWIKENSFENDVIIYTEDGSYGEKGLVTRDLDKLINEKPDTALAVCGPKGMMRAVMDVAKKHNTPAYLSLESKMACGFGICIGCVIKDIEKDNYIRVCYEGPVFDGYKIKF; from the coding sequence TTGATATTTGATGAAAAATACGAAATTTTAGAAAACAGACATATCTCAGGAATTACATATCTTCTTAGAATTAAAGCCCCCCAGCTTAAAGACGCCCCTGCAGGCTCATTCGCTATGGTAAGAGCCACCTCAGATATCCAGTATGACCCTATGATGAGAAGGGCTTTTGCAATTGCAGATATCCAAGGGGATGAGGTTCTCCTTTATTATGATGTCTACGGTAAAGGCACACAAGTATTAACCTATCTAAAAAAAGGTGAGCAGGTATCTGTCCTTGCACCTCTTGGAAAAAACTTTTTCCCTTATAACTATAATCATTATGTTATTGTCGGTGGTGGTATAGGCTTTGCAGGATTATCCTTGTTTATGAAAAAACTTAGAGAAATGGGAAAAAGTTTTACAGCAATATACGGCGTTAGAAGAAAGGAACAGCTTTCAATGCTTGACTGGATAAAAGAAAATAGCTTTGAAAATGATGTAATTATATACACCGAAGATGGTTCTTATGGAGAAAAAGGCCTTGTAACAAGGGATTTAGATAAACTGATAAATGAAAAACCGGACACAGCCTTAGCAGTTTGTGGTCCAAAAGGAATGATGAGAGCTGTTATGGATGTTGCTAAAAAACATAATACCCCTGCATATCTATCCCTTGAGAGCAAAATGGCCTGCGGGTTTGGAATATGTATAGGATGTGTAATTAAAGATATTGAAAAAGATAACTATATACGGGTCTGTTATGAAGGACCTGTTTTTGATGGATATAAAATAAAGTTTTAA
- a CDS encoding 6-carboxytetrahydropterin synthase yields MRYEITKRFKFEAGHRVWKQNLMSGKGAKLMGKEIPPNPCLNIHGHSYKVEVTVGSDTLNEQEMVIDFYHIKAALKDLIDNQIDHSFIIDKNDPLFPTFKEHFGFLKLFVVDFCPTAEAIARFIYKFLEKKLEEAGLLEDIKVVSVTVWETETGKAVYKED; encoded by the coding sequence ATGAGATATGAAATAACAAAAAGATTTAAATTTGAAGCCGGTCATAGGGTATGGAAACAAAATCTTATGTCCGGTAAAGGCGCAAAATTAATGGGAAAAGAAATCCCTCCAAATCCCTGTCTTAACATTCATGGACATAGTTATAAAGTGGAAGTAACCGTAGGTTCAGATACTCTAAATGAACAGGAGATGGTTATAGATTTTTATCATATAAAGGCTGCATTAAAAGATTTGATAGATAATCAGATAGACCATTCATTTATTATTGACAAAAATGACCCGTTATTTCCAACTTTTAAAGAACATTTTGGATTTTTAAAGCTGTTTGTTGTTGATTTTTGCCCAACGGCTGAAGCTATAGCCAGATTTATTTACAAATTCCTTGAGAAAAAACTTGAAGAGGCTGGTCTGCTGGAAGATATTAAAGTTGTATCTGTTACAGTCTGGGAAACAGAAACAGGTAAGGCTGTTTATAAGGAAGATTAG
- a CDS encoding PIN domain-containing protein gives MKKYMVDSNILIEYFKDIPEAVKIIETIREKNTNEYYITIDTLEEILYILVRHLSGKSYWELKNNPEIAKKYYKTIIPLIETIIKSSFEILPTTQKTYETFMKVCKKYGLLPKDALLLTLCIDNKINNIITFDTDFKNLDLKKIKIISSAEDIK, from the coding sequence ATGAAGAAATATATGGTAGACAGTAATATTCTCATTGAATATTTTAAGGACATACCTGAAGCTGTAAAAATAATAGAAACAATACGGGAAAAAAATACAAATGAATATTACATAACAATAGATACTTTAGAAGAGATTTTATATATTCTTGTAAGACACTTGTCAGGAAAGTCCTATTGGGAACTCAAAAACAATCCTGAAATAGCAAAAAAATACTATAAAACAATAATTCCTTTAATAGAAACAATAATAAAGTCATCATTTGAAATTTTACCCACTACACAGAAAACCTATGAGACATTTATGAAAGTATGTAAAAAGTATGGGCTACTTCCTAAAGATGCTCTTTTGTTAACACTATGTATTGATAACAAAATTAACAATATCATAACTTTTGATACTGATTTCAAAAATTTAGATTTAAAGAAAATTAAAATTATATCTTCTGCAGAAGATATAAAGTAA
- a CDS encoding gamma carbonic anhydrase family protein, whose product MAIIKPYKGKYPKIHPSAFIAENAVIIGDVEIGEDCSIWYNVVIRGDVNYIRIGDRTNIQDGTIIHVDHKKYPTIIGKEVTVGHNVMLHACTIEDRCLIGMSATVMDGVVVGRESIVGAGALVTPGKKIEPQSLWTGAPAKFKRKLTEDELKWLEKSYQNYIMYKNSYLNEL is encoded by the coding sequence ATGGCAATAATTAAGCCTTACAAGGGAAAGTATCCTAAAATACATCCTTCAGCCTTTATAGCCGAAAATGCAGTTATTATTGGAGATGTTGAGATAGGAGAGGATTGTTCAATCTGGTATAACGTGGTAATAAGGGGAGATGTTAACTATATCAGGATTGGAGATAGAACAAATATACAGGACGGAACAATAATCCATGTTGACCACAAAAAATATCCAACAATAATCGGAAAAGAAGTCACAGTAGGCCATAACGTCATGCTCCATGCCTGCACTATAGAAGACAGATGTCTAATAGGTATGTCTGCTACTGTGATGGATGGAGTGGTTGTAGGAAGGGAAAGTATAGTAGGAGCAGGAGCACTTGTCACTCCAGGCAAAAAAATAGAACCCCAATCCCTCTGGACAGGAGCACCGGCAAAGTTCAAAAGAAAGCTAACAGAAGATGAATTAAAATGGCTTGAAAAATCCTATCAAAACTATATCATGTATAAAAATTCTTATTTAAATGAGTTATAA
- a CDS encoding HU family DNA-binding protein — protein sequence MTKADIVNWIIENKNVSLPKKDIADVVNRVFELIADEIVNGEDEHKIQISGFGTFVVKKRAPKIGRNPKTKEEKLIPERLGVSFKMGKKLQKALNGEKVGA from the coding sequence ATGACAAAAGCTGATATAGTCAACTGGATAATAGAGAATAAAAATGTCAGCTTGCCAAAAAAAGATATTGCAGATGTTGTCAATAGAGTTTTTGAGCTGATAGCAGACGAAATAGTTAACGGTGAGGATGAACATAAAATACAAATATCAGGATTTGGAACGTTTGTTGTTAAAAAAAGAGCACCTAAAATAGGCAGGAATCCTAAAACAAAAGAAGAAAAGTTGATACCTGAAAGACTTGGTGTATCATTTAAAATGGGTAAAAAACTTCAAAAGGCTTTAAATGGAGAAAAAGTCGGAGCGTAG